A genomic region of Rhizomicrobium sp. contains the following coding sequences:
- a CDS encoding SurA N-terminal domain-containing protein → MLQEMRKYAKSWVSSIFLGALALSFAVWGIADIFKGTPDSDVFTLGSTTVPVEAFQQEYRDALRGAGVALPPDQAKAMAQHVIDTMALRTALDVLTQRLGLTVGDARLQQQIQAIGAFSGPLGTFDHAKFVAVLAQHGYSEASFVARSRQDASRAQLIRAVEGGFALPADYARAIFAYIDEMRAVQYIALTDAQAGTVPPPSDAVLAAYVKAHPDIFSTPEYRAASYAGITVGELAPAMVPTAKQIQDEIDSNRAKYIKPEKRELEQIKFASEADAKAAKDALDHGKTFDQLAAERKLQPGDYKLGEVVQADLDAARAAPFFALAPGGVSAPVKSTFGWVLMHVGKITPGSSTSPGEIKAIVQKELAQAKIVDMANVYTDAVAGGAGIQEAAQKAGMHYVHVAAIDPQGLAPDGGAALSPANPELVAAIFKAEVGEDGDPFSTQDGSSFAIRVDGVTPPKLKPLDAVRAQAAARWTAEQKARLLQAKAAALAARANQEGSLAGVAALIGAPIQSSPALDRGTNTGLFSAPVTAAIFKAAPGATVAVPVDLKTFVVARVSGIVHPVPPANDLRYVQGASQFSNEVASDVTLTLAKAIQKKEGLSINQKLVDNTVGNSGSGQ, encoded by the coding sequence ATGCTTCAGGAAATGCGCAAATACGCGAAGTCTTGGGTCTCCTCGATCTTCCTGGGGGCACTGGCGCTCAGCTTCGCGGTCTGGGGCATCGCCGACATCTTCAAGGGCACGCCGGACAGCGATGTGTTCACCCTGGGATCGACCACCGTTCCGGTCGAGGCCTTCCAGCAGGAATATCGCGACGCGCTGCGCGGCGCCGGCGTGGCGTTGCCGCCCGACCAGGCCAAGGCGATGGCACAGCATGTGATCGATACGATGGCGCTGCGCACCGCGCTCGACGTGCTGACCCAGCGGCTCGGCCTGACCGTCGGCGACGCGCGGCTGCAGCAGCAGATCCAGGCGATCGGCGCGTTCAGCGGACCCCTCGGCACCTTCGATCACGCCAAATTCGTCGCCGTGCTCGCCCAGCACGGCTATAGCGAGGCGTCGTTCGTGGCGCGCTCGCGCCAGGACGCCTCGCGCGCCCAGCTCATCCGCGCCGTCGAGGGCGGCTTCGCGCTGCCGGCCGACTATGCGCGCGCCATCTTCGCCTATATCGACGAGATGCGGGCGGTCCAGTACATCGCGCTGACCGACGCGCAGGCCGGCACGGTGCCGCCGCCGAGCGACGCGGTGCTGGCCGCCTATGTCAAGGCGCATCCCGACATCTTCAGCACGCCGGAATACCGCGCCGCGAGCTATGCCGGCATCACGGTCGGCGAACTGGCGCCCGCGATGGTCCCGACCGCGAAGCAAATCCAGGACGAGATCGACTCCAACCGGGCGAAATACATCAAGCCCGAGAAGCGCGAACTGGAGCAGATCAAATTCGCCTCCGAGGCGGACGCCAAGGCGGCGAAGGACGCGCTCGACCACGGCAAGACCTTCGACCAGCTCGCGGCGGAGCGGAAGCTGCAGCCCGGCGACTACAAGCTGGGCGAGGTCGTGCAGGCCGATCTCGACGCGGCGCGCGCCGCGCCGTTCTTCGCGCTGGCGCCGGGCGGCGTGAGCGCGCCGGTCAAGAGCACCTTCGGCTGGGTGCTGATGCATGTCGGCAAGATCACGCCCGGCAGCTCGACCAGTCCCGGCGAGATCAAGGCGATCGTCCAGAAGGAATTGGCGCAGGCCAAGATCGTCGACATGGCCAACGTCTATACCGACGCGGTCGCCGGCGGCGCCGGCATCCAGGAGGCGGCGCAGAAGGCCGGCATGCACTACGTCCATGTCGCGGCCATCGATCCCCAGGGCCTGGCGCCCGACGGCGGCGCGGCGCTCAGCCCCGCCAATCCCGAACTGGTCGCGGCGATCTTCAAGGCGGAGGTCGGCGAGGATGGCGATCCGTTCTCGACCCAGGACGGATCGAGCTTCGCGATCCGCGTCGACGGCGTCACGCCGCCCAAGCTCAAGCCGCTGGACGCGGTGCGGGCGCAGGCGGCGGCGCGCTGGACGGCCGAGCAGAAGGCGCGGCTGCTGCAGGCCAAGGCGGCGGCGCTCGCGGCCCGCGCCAACCAGGAAGGCTCGCTCGCCGGCGTCGCGGCCTTAATCGGCGCGCCGATCCAGTCGAGCCCGGCGCTCGACCGCGGCACCAATACCGGCTTGTTCTCGGCGCCGGTCACGGCGGCGATCTTCAAGGCGGCGCCGGGCGCGACCGTCGCCGTGCCGGTGGACCTGAAGACCTTCGTCGTGGCGCGCGTCTCGGGGATCGTCCATCCGGTGCCGCCGGCGAACGATTTGCGCTATGTGCAGGGCGCCAGCCAGTTCAGCAACGAGGTGGCGTCCGACGTCACGCTCACGCTCGCCAAGGCGATCCAGAAGAAGGAAGGCCTCAGCATCAACCAGAAGCTGGTCGACAACACGGTCGGCAATTCGGGATCGGGTCAGTGA
- the trpE gene encoding anthranilate synthase component I: MAIHPDFPAFAAAYDDGRAQVLYTRLIADLETPVSAFLKLGEGRDNAFLLESVQGGEARGRYSIIGLKPDVIWRCRDGACEINRNARATPDTFEPDALAGDPIASLRALIAQCQMALPDGVPPMAVGLYGYLGYDMVRLIEKLPKVPPDPLGLPDAILLRPTITAIFDTVRDEILITTPVWPRKGIDARAAYAQAAERLQDTIGDLERPAPASPPVPEDLPAISAIDSNTTHEAYLKIVERAKEYIRAGDVFQVVPSQRFRRPFTLPPFSLYRALRRLNPSPFLYNLAFPGFSIVGSSPEILVRLRDGVVTIRPIAGTRPRGKTAAEDAALAEELKSDPKERAEHLMLVDLGRNDVGRVAKTGEVKVTDSFFIERYSHVMHLVSNVEGNIRGGLDAVDALAAGLPAGTLSGAPKIRAMELIDEFETEKRGAVYAGAVGYFAADGSMDTCIVLRTALVKDGVMYVQAGGGVVADSVPEAEYQETVNKAKALMMAAEEAVRFATAGKRGQ; the protein is encoded by the coding sequence ATGGCGATACATCCGGACTTTCCCGCCTTCGCGGCCGCTTACGACGACGGGCGCGCCCAGGTTCTCTATACCCGCCTGATCGCCGATCTGGAGACGCCGGTCTCGGCGTTCCTCAAGCTCGGCGAGGGCCGCGACAACGCCTTCCTGCTGGAGAGCGTGCAGGGCGGCGAGGCGCGCGGGCGCTATTCGATCATCGGGCTGAAGCCGGACGTGATCTGGCGCTGCCGCGACGGCGCCTGCGAGATCAACCGCAACGCGCGCGCGACGCCGGACACATTCGAGCCCGACGCGCTGGCCGGCGATCCCATCGCCAGCCTGCGCGCGCTGATCGCGCAGTGCCAGATGGCGCTGCCCGACGGCGTGCCGCCGATGGCGGTGGGGCTGTACGGCTATCTCGGCTACGACATGGTGCGGCTGATCGAGAAGCTGCCCAAGGTGCCGCCCGATCCGCTCGGGCTGCCCGACGCGATCCTGCTGCGTCCCACCATCACCGCGATCTTCGACACGGTGCGCGACGAGATCCTGATCACCACGCCGGTATGGCCGCGGAAGGGCATCGACGCGCGCGCGGCCTACGCGCAGGCGGCGGAGCGCTTGCAGGATACGATCGGCGATCTGGAGCGCCCTGCCCCGGCCTCGCCGCCGGTGCCGGAGGATCTGCCGGCGATCTCGGCGATCGATTCCAACACGACGCATGAGGCGTATCTGAAGATCGTCGAGCGGGCGAAGGAATATATCCGCGCCGGCGACGTGTTCCAGGTGGTGCCGAGCCAGCGCTTCCGCCGGCCCTTCACGCTGCCGCCCTTTTCGCTCTACCGCGCGCTGCGCCGGCTCAATCCGTCGCCCTTCCTCTACAATCTGGCGTTCCCCGGCTTCTCCATCGTGGGATCGAGTCCGGAAATCCTGGTGCGGCTGCGCGACGGCGTCGTCACCATCCGTCCCATCGCCGGCACGCGCCCGCGCGGCAAGACGGCGGCGGAGGACGCGGCGCTGGCCGAGGAATTGAAAAGCGATCCCAAGGAACGCGCCGAGCATCTGATGCTCGTCGATCTCGGCCGCAACGATGTCGGCCGGGTGGCGAAGACCGGCGAGGTGAAAGTCACCGACAGCTTCTTCATCGAGCGCTACAGCCATGTGATGCATTTGGTGTCGAACGTCGAGGGCAATATCCGCGGCGGGCTCGACGCGGTGGACGCACTGGCCGCCGGGCTGCCGGCGGGCACGCTGTCGGGCGCGCCGAAGATCCGCGCCATGGAGCTGATCGACGAATTCGAGACCGAGAAGCGCGGCGCGGTCTATGCCGGCGCGGTCGGCTATTTCGCGGCGGACGGCTCGATGGATACCTGCATCGTGCTGCGCACCGCGCTGGTGAAGGACGGGGTGATGTACGTCCAGGCCGGCGGCGGCGTGGTGGCCGACAGCGTGCCGGAGGCCGAATACCAGGAGACCGTCAACAAGGCGAAGGCGCTGATGATGGCGGCGGAGGAAGCGGTGCGCTTCGCGACGGCGGGCAAGCGGGGGCAGTGA
- a CDS encoding PAS domain-containing protein, which yields MTAFVKPNADAGAGLPTSLPGLPFAQQPALQLIYETAPIGLAFLSPDCRYLHINQRLTEICGISVEGHLGRTVRECVPALADAVEAIVRSIMATGQPVTGIEVAGQRPDRDEHRAWITYWHPLEGPAGEIVGVNVAAEEITERKRAEAALKDSERQFHTLADAMPQLVWMAEADGRIFWFNRHWYDYTGAGDNDMRDWLMFIAPDAQSDARYCWTRSLADGTALEVELPLRARDGRCRPFLTRVIPLRDASCAVYRWIGTHVDISEQHRREEHVRFIIDELSHRTKNLLAVVIAIANQTAQYAGDVPQYRTRLVERLWALAHSHDLLVKDNWQGASFGDLVSSQMRPFGETSTGRFDAEGPYVVLKPDAVQHLGLALHELATNASKHGALSGAGGQVSIRWDIDATGAIRLEWRETGGPPVQPPRRRGFGHVVIEQIVPRALNGGGKLDFAAAGVTWTFEFRPRDTTDGASCLSAQP from the coding sequence TTGACGGCATTTGTGAAGCCGAACGCCGATGCCGGGGCGGGACTTCCAACCTCGCTGCCGGGCTTGCCGTTTGCCCAGCAGCCCGCCTTGCAGCTCATCTACGAGACCGCGCCGATCGGGCTCGCGTTCCTGTCGCCCGACTGCCGCTACCTGCACATCAATCAGCGCCTTACCGAAATATGCGGGATTTCCGTCGAGGGGCATCTGGGGCGGACGGTGCGCGAATGCGTGCCGGCGCTCGCCGATGCCGTCGAGGCGATCGTCCGCTCGATCATGGCGACCGGACAGCCGGTGACGGGGATCGAGGTCGCCGGGCAGCGCCCCGACCGGGACGAACACCGCGCCTGGATCACCTATTGGCACCCGCTCGAAGGCCCGGCCGGCGAGATCGTCGGCGTCAATGTCGCGGCCGAGGAGATCACCGAACGCAAGCGCGCCGAGGCGGCGCTGAAGGACAGCGAGCGGCAGTTTCACACCTTGGCCGACGCGATGCCGCAACTGGTCTGGATGGCGGAGGCCGATGGCCGGATCTTCTGGTTCAACCGGCACTGGTACGATTACACCGGCGCCGGCGATAACGACATGCGCGACTGGCTGATGTTCATCGCGCCCGACGCGCAATCCGATGCCCGGTATTGCTGGACGCGGTCGCTGGCGGACGGAACGGCGCTGGAGGTCGAATTGCCGTTGCGCGCCCGGGACGGGCGCTGCCGTCCTTTCCTGACCCGGGTCATTCCGTTGCGCGACGCGTCCTGCGCCGTCTATCGCTGGATCGGCACGCATGTCGACATCAGCGAGCAGCACCGCCGCGAAGAGCATGTCCGCTTCATCATCGACGAGCTGTCCCATCGCACCAAGAACCTGCTGGCGGTCGTCATCGCGATCGCCAACCAGACCGCGCAATATGCCGGCGACGTGCCGCAATACCGCACGCGCCTCGTCGAGCGCCTATGGGCGCTCGCGCACAGCCACGATTTGCTGGTCAAGGACAATTGGCAGGGGGCTTCGTTTGGCGATCTCGTCTCCTCGCAGATGCGCCCGTTCGGCGAAACCAGCACCGGCCGGTTCGACGCGGAAGGCCCCTACGTCGTCCTCAAGCCGGACGCCGTGCAGCATCTGGGCCTTGCGCTGCACGAACTGGCGACCAACGCTTCCAAGCACGGCGCGCTTTCGGGAGCGGGGGGCCAGGTGTCGATCCGCTGGGACATCGATGCGACGGGCGCGATCCGCCTCGAATGGCGCGAGACGGGCGGGCCGCCCGTCCAGCCGCCCCGGCGCCGGGGCTTCGGCCATGTCGTGATCGAACAGATCGTCCCGCGCGCTCTGAACGGCGGCGGCAAGCTGGATTTCGCCGCCGCGGGCGTCACCTGGACGTTCGAATTCCGTCCGCGCGACACGACTGACGGGGCGTCCTGCCTCTCCGCGCAGCCATGA
- a CDS encoding divergent polysaccharide deacetylase family protein, whose translation MRGADVAFFVLLALALGVGGERALAGIPALLAIVAPRGIAAAQASSPPREPAAALVLAAPVAPSAFAPQVLFPVETHDYPDWLLARVAAPDEKFVGTPKIAVVIDDLGADLAHTDLAIRLPKAVALSFLPYADATPWLSAEARRAGHEILLHMPMQAEGDHDPGPLALTTGLGPDEIRRRLVAALARVPDAIGINNHMGSRLTADRASLIPVAEELAARHLFFFDSRTTPQTQVVPVARAFGVASAGRDVFLDDEQTAGAVGAQLMELEARARAQGIAIAIGHPHDVTLAALAVWTARAGAHGFLLVPLSEAIRLKTERDARQSLAQ comes from the coding sequence ATGCGCGGCGCCGATGTGGCGTTCTTCGTGCTGCTCGCTTTGGCGCTGGGCGTCGGCGGCGAGCGCGCCCTTGCCGGCATCCCGGCGCTGCTCGCCATCGTCGCGCCGCGGGGCATCGCCGCGGCGCAGGCGAGCAGCCCGCCGCGCGAGCCCGCCGCCGCACTCGTTCTTGCCGCGCCGGTCGCGCCCAGCGCTTTCGCGCCGCAGGTTCTCTTCCCGGTCGAGACGCATGATTATCCCGACTGGCTGCTCGCGCGCGTCGCCGCCCCGGACGAAAAATTCGTCGGCACGCCGAAGATCGCCGTCGTGATCGACGATCTGGGCGCCGATCTCGCGCATACCGATCTCGCCATCCGGCTGCCGAAGGCAGTGGCGCTGTCCTTCCTGCCTTATGCCGACGCGACGCCCTGGCTCTCCGCCGAGGCGCGGCGCGCCGGCCATGAGATTCTGCTGCACATGCCGATGCAGGCCGAGGGCGATCACGATCCCGGCCCGCTCGCGCTCACCACCGGCCTTGGCCCCGACGAGATCCGCCGCCGCCTCGTCGCCGCGCTCGCCCGCGTGCCGGACGCCATCGGCATCAACAACCATATGGGAAGCCGCCTCACCGCCGACCGCGCCAGCCTCATCCCCGTCGCCGAGGAATTGGCGGCGCGCCATCTCTTCTTCTTCGACTCGCGCACCACGCCGCAAACCCAGGTCGTCCCGGTGGCGCGCGCCTTCGGCGTCGCCAGCGCCGGCCGCGACGTCTTCCTCGACGACGAGCAGACCGCCGGCGCGGTCGGCGCCCAGCTCATGGAGCTCGAAGCCCGCGCCCGCGCGCAGGGCATCGCCATCGCCATCGGCCATCCGCACGACGTGACGCTCGCCGCGCTGGCGGTCTGGACGGCGCGCGCCGGCGCCCACGGTTTCCTCCTCGTCCCGCTATCCGAGGCGATCCGGCTGAAGACCGAGCGCGACGCGCGCCAGTCGCTCGCGCAATAA
- a CDS encoding HlyD family secretion protein: protein MSTAAFEETVVAPKTRLRAIPRRALIVAGAAIVLALAGAWWIALPASSVTTDDAYLKADSTLIAPKVHGLVAAILVRDNQKVRAGQPLVRLDDDDYRQALSAAEADVQTAQAGLDQFSAQRNLASANAAAAEAAIRAADAENVRAAADRRRFETLMAEGDISRQQTEQARATALSAAADADKSRAGLAASQAQLTVVDKTRGQLVAALARAQAALVLARQNLAHTVIRSPVDGMVGDRQVQIGEYVQPGTQLLTIVPMDTLYVVANFKETQTARMLAGQKAHITIDALGGGTLDGEVESFAPGSGSEFSLLPFEPATGNFTRIVQRVPVRIRLTPGQPDLARLRPGLSAEVQVELRAR, encoded by the coding sequence ATGAGCACCGCCGCCTTCGAGGAAACCGTCGTGGCACCGAAGACGCGCCTGCGCGCCATTCCGCGCCGCGCTTTGATCGTCGCCGGCGCCGCGATCGTGCTGGCGCTGGCGGGCGCGTGGTGGATTGCGCTGCCGGCCTCCAGCGTCACCACCGACGACGCCTATCTCAAGGCGGATTCCACGCTCATCGCGCCGAAGGTCCATGGCCTCGTCGCGGCGATCCTGGTGCGCGATAACCAGAAGGTCCGGGCCGGCCAGCCGCTGGTGCGGCTCGACGACGACGACTACCGCCAGGCACTGTCGGCGGCCGAGGCCGATGTGCAGACCGCGCAGGCCGGGCTCGACCAGTTCAGCGCGCAGCGCAATCTCGCTTCGGCCAATGCGGCGGCGGCCGAGGCTGCGATCCGCGCCGCCGATGCCGAGAATGTCCGCGCCGCCGCGGACCGGCGCCGTTTCGAGACGCTGATGGCGGAGGGCGACATCTCGCGCCAGCAGACGGAGCAGGCGCGCGCCACCGCGCTCAGCGCCGCCGCCGATGCCGACAAGAGCCGCGCCGGTCTCGCGGCCAGCCAGGCGCAGCTCACCGTCGTCGACAAGACGCGCGGCCAGCTTGTCGCCGCGCTCGCCCGCGCCCAGGCGGCGCTCGTTCTGGCGCGGCAGAATCTCGCCCACACCGTCATCCGCAGCCCGGTCGACGGCATGGTCGGCGACCGCCAGGTGCAGATCGGCGAATACGTCCAGCCCGGCACGCAGCTTCTCACCATCGTGCCGATGGACACGCTCTACGTCGTGGCGAATTTCAAGGAAACGCAGACCGCGCGCATGCTGGCCGGCCAGAAGGCGCATATCACCATCGACGCGCTTGGCGGCGGAACGCTCGACGGCGAGGTCGAAAGCTTCGCGCCCGGCTCCGGCTCGGAGTTCTCGCTGCTGCCCTTCGAGCCCGCGACCGGCAATTTCACGCGCATTGTCCAGCGAGTCCCCGTGCGCATCCGCCTGACGCCCGGCCAGCCGGACCTCGCCCGCCTGCGCCCCGGCCTGTCGGCGGAGGTGCAGGTCGAGTTGCGCGCCCGCTGA
- a CDS encoding PaaI family thioesterase: MSDLAQPSGLDVIRSLMNGTSDYRGIAHTLDFKPVEVEEGRVVFEGHPSKKVYNPIGTVHGGYAATLLDSAMGCAVHTRLKAGQGYTTLELKVAYHRALSEVSGPVRAEGKVISLGRRAAFAEGRLLDKDGRLCASATTTCLVFDR; encoded by the coding sequence ATGAGCGACCTCGCCCAGCCCAGCGGCCTCGATGTCATCCGTTCGCTGATGAATGGCACGTCCGACTATCGCGGCATCGCGCACACCCTCGACTTCAAGCCGGTCGAAGTGGAAGAGGGGCGCGTGGTTTTCGAAGGCCATCCCTCGAAGAAGGTCTACAATCCGATCGGCACGGTGCATGGCGGCTATGCCGCCACGCTGCTGGACTCCGCGATGGGATGCGCCGTGCATACGCGCCTCAAGGCGGGGCAGGGCTACACCACGCTCGAACTCAAGGTCGCCTATCATCGCGCGCTGAGCGAGGTCTCCGGCCCGGTCCGCGCCGAGGGCAAGGTGATCTCGCTGGGCCGCCGCGCCGCCTTCGCCGAAGGCCGCCTGCTCGACAAGGACGGCCGGCTCTGCGCCAGCGCCACCACCACCTGCCTGGTGTTCGACAGATGA
- a CDS encoding TetR/AcrR family transcriptional regulator — protein sequence MRYAETHKEDTHKALLKAAAAQLREKGPDRLSVVGVMKAAGLTHGGFYAHFKSRDALLYETLADVFARSRRRFERLLEGLPPKHALATYIDFYAGERHRDDPANGCPITALNSDMPRQSKRLRTAFEAGVKSLVDMLAKRMEAADVADAEKLAPSILSAMAGAVALSRTISDRALADEMLASTRAGIKARLGLTDLALAEPKS from the coding sequence ATGCGCTACGCCGAAACCCACAAGGAAGACACCCACAAGGCGCTGCTGAAGGCGGCGGCGGCGCAGCTTCGCGAGAAGGGCCCCGACCGGCTCTCGGTCGTGGGCGTGATGAAGGCGGCCGGGCTGACCCATGGCGGCTTCTACGCGCATTTCAAGTCGAGGGACGCGCTGCTCTACGAAACCCTGGCTGACGTCTTCGCCCGGTCGCGCCGCCGCTTCGAGCGCCTGCTGGAGGGCCTGCCGCCCAAGCATGCGCTGGCGACCTATATCGACTTCTATGCCGGCGAACGGCACCGCGACGATCCGGCCAATGGCTGCCCGATCACCGCGCTCAATTCCGACATGCCGCGCCAGTCCAAGCGGTTGCGCACGGCCTTCGAGGCCGGCGTGAAATCGCTGGTCGACATGCTCGCCAAGCGCATGGAAGCGGCGGACGTCGCCGATGCCGAGAAGCTCGCGCCCTCCATCCTCTCGGCCATGGCCGGCGCGGTGGCGCTGTCGCGCACGATCTCCGACCGCGCGCTGGCCGACGAGATGCTCGCCTCCACCCGTGCCGGCATCAAGGCGCGGCTCGGCCTCACCGATCTTGCTCTCGCGGAACCCAAATCATGA
- a CDS encoding DHA2 family efflux MFS transporter permease subunit has product MSAAGLFDRSTPVAEYSHGRKLLIFGIMAFGQFMALLDIQIVAASLNSIQDGLSAGPDEIAWVQTAYLMAEIIMIPLAAYLSQALSTRWLFTASAVLFTLASLLCGMAWSIQSMTIFRALQGFVGGAMVPTVFATGFTMFTGKQRAMIPAILGVVSTLAPTLGPTVGGWITDVASWHWLFFVNVVPGAFIAIALPLLGKVDEPNLAMLKRIDWLHVISLAVFLGCLQYVLEEGPRHQWFEDRDIVTVAWISFVGALVFFERSFYSALPVLKLTPFRRPTFAIACMLSVIIGMGLYGATYLTPIFLGRVRGFSSLEIGTTVFITGVFMSLGAPLAARLTTVLDQRIVIAFGFSLFALACWLFSGIGPQWGFWEMFWPQAIRGFAILLCIVPSVGMALNGVPQEELRYASGLFNLMRNLGGAIGIAIASTLLQDYGRIHGERLGEAMNHANTSMLGPMVGRLAGRGADAAHAHLVLSGEITQYVTGQALTQAFQDVFYLLAVAFVLGLAIVPFAKVPKLTNDAAPVEAH; this is encoded by the coding sequence TTGAGCGCCGCCGGCCTGTTCGACCGATCCACCCCCGTCGCGGAATACAGCCACGGGCGCAAGCTTTTGATCTTCGGGATCATGGCGTTCGGCCAGTTCATGGCCCTGCTCGACATCCAGATCGTCGCCGCCTCGCTGAATTCGATCCAGGACGGGCTGTCGGCCGGGCCGGACGAGATCGCCTGGGTGCAGACCGCCTATCTGATGGCGGAGATCATCATGATCCCGCTGGCCGCCTATCTCAGCCAAGCCTTGTCGACGCGCTGGCTGTTCACCGCCTCGGCGGTGCTGTTCACGCTGGCGAGCCTGCTCTGCGGCATGGCATGGAGCATCCAGTCGATGACGATCTTCCGCGCGCTTCAGGGCTTCGTCGGCGGCGCCATGGTGCCGACCGTGTTCGCCACCGGCTTCACGATGTTCACCGGCAAGCAGCGCGCGATGATCCCGGCAATCCTGGGCGTGGTCTCGACGCTGGCACCGACGCTGGGCCCGACGGTGGGCGGCTGGATCACCGATGTCGCGAGCTGGCACTGGCTGTTCTTCGTCAATGTCGTTCCGGGCGCCTTCATCGCCATCGCACTGCCGCTGCTCGGCAAGGTGGACGAGCCGAACCTTGCCATGCTCAAGCGGATCGACTGGCTGCATGTGATCTCGCTCGCGGTGTTCCTGGGCTGCCTGCAATATGTGCTGGAGGAAGGGCCGCGCCATCAATGGTTCGAGGACCGGGATATCGTGACGGTGGCCTGGATATCCTTCGTCGGCGCGCTGGTGTTCTTCGAGCGCAGCTTCTATTCGGCGCTGCCGGTGTTGAAGCTGACGCCGTTCCGCCGGCCGACCTTCGCCATCGCCTGCATGCTCAGCGTCATCATCGGCATGGGGCTTTACGGCGCGACCTATCTGACGCCGATCTTCCTCGGCCGAGTGCGCGGCTTTTCGAGCCTGGAGATCGGGACCACGGTGTTCATCACCGGCGTCTTCATGTCGCTCGGCGCGCCCCTGGCGGCGCGGCTGACGACGGTGCTGGACCAGCGCATCGTGATCGCGTTCGGCTTCTCGCTGTTCGCGCTGGCGTGCTGGCTGTTCTCCGGCATCGGGCCGCAATGGGGCTTCTGGGAGATGTTCTGGCCGCAGGCGATCCGCGGTTTCGCGATCCTGCTGTGCATCGTGCCCTCGGTCGGCATGGCGCTGAACGGCGTGCCGCAGGAGGAACTGCGCTACGCCTCGGGCCTGTTCAACCTGATGCGCAATCTGGGCGGCGCGATCGGCATCGCGATCGCTTCCACGCTGCTGCAGGACTATGGCCGCATCCATGGCGAGCGGCTGGGCGAGGCGATGAACCACGCCAATACCAGCATGCTGGGGCCGATGGTCGGACGGCTGGCGGGCCGCGGCGCCGACGCGGCGCATGCGCATTTGGTCCTCTCCGGGGAGATCACCCAATATGTGACGGGCCAGGCGCTGACGCAGGCGTTCCAGGACGTGTTCTACCTGCTGGCGGTTGCCTTCGTGCTGGGGCTGGCGATCGTGCCGTTCGCCAAAGTACCGAAGCTGACCAACGACGCGGCGCCGGTGGAGGCGCATTGA
- a CDS encoding GreA/GreB family elongation factor, whose product MSRAFVRERDDAPADGPPELRLDSGANLVTPRGLRLMEQKLFELNEALGAGPGADDKARLLRDLRYWTARRASAQLVDHTADDGEVGFGSEIVIRRHGGPPETFHIVGEDEADPAQGRISYVSPIAQALMGARAGEIVEVENRKPPLELEVVSVR is encoded by the coding sequence ATGAGCCGCGCCTTTGTTCGCGAACGCGACGACGCCCCCGCCGACGGACCGCCCGAGCTGCGCCTCGATAGCGGCGCCAATCTGGTGACGCCGCGCGGCCTGCGCCTGATGGAGCAGAAATTGTTCGAGCTCAACGAGGCGCTCGGCGCCGGCCCCGGCGCCGACGACAAGGCGCGCCTCTTGCGTGATCTGCGCTACTGGACGGCGCGGCGCGCCAGCGCCCAGCTTGTCGATCACACGGCCGATGACGGCGAAGTCGGGTTCGGCTCGGAGATCGTGATCCGCCGCCATGGCGGCCCGCCGGAAACGTTTCATATCGTCGGCGAGGACGAAGCCGATCCGGCCCAGGGCCGCATCTCCTATGTCTCGCCGATCGCCCAGGCCCTGATGGGCGCCCGCGCCGGAGAGATCGTCGAAGTCGAAAACCGCAAGCCGCCGCTGGAATTGGAAGTCGTTTCGGTGCGCTAG
- a CDS encoding CinA family protein, which yields MQELLPLAGRIAERLKARKETVAVAESSSGGLICAALLAVSGASAYFLGGAVVYTAKSRVLLMDLPREAVAGMRSASEPYAQLLARTARERFGATWGLSETGAAGPTGNPYGDAAGHTCIALAGPVSRAITVETGESDRAVNMRAFSRRALELLLNALE from the coding sequence ATGCAGGAACTCTTGCCCCTCGCCGGCCGCATCGCCGAGCGCCTCAAGGCGCGCAAGGAAACGGTCGCCGTCGCGGAGTCCTCGAGCGGCGGATTGATCTGTGCCGCGCTGCTCGCGGTTTCTGGCGCCTCGGCCTATTTCCTCGGCGGTGCCGTCGTCTACACGGCGAAGTCCCGCGTCCTGCTGATGGACCTGCCGCGCGAAGCCGTCGCCGGCATGCGCTCGGCGAGCGAACCCTATGCGCAACTCCTGGCGCGCACCGCGCGCGAGCGCTTCGGCGCGACCTGGGGATTGTCGGAGACCGGCGCCGCTGGCCCGACCGGCAATCCCTATGGCGACGCCGCCGGCCACACCTGCATCGCGCTGGCCGGTCCCGTGTCGCGGGCGATCACCGTCGAGACGGGCGAAAGCGATCGCGCTGTCAACATGCGCGCCTTCTCCCGGCGCGCCTTGGAACTTTTGCTCAACGCGTTGGAGTAG